Below is a window of Quercus robur chromosome 6, dhQueRobu3.1, whole genome shotgun sequence DNA.
AGTACTAGATTGATAATTTAAAGAACAAGCTATTTTGACGCATAGTAAACTTGAGGAACCAAAATTAtgatttaaactttttttttttttaacaatatgaacaaaaagaagaagtgaaaaaccatcatccatagctgtgaaatcaaatttttagttttttaacaccacaaaaagttactttatttattttacctttttacATCTAATAGCagtagttttattttagcttttaacacaaaaaacaatataaatactacaataaaataatatttcattcaaccACCAAAACATAATCACAACCAAAAAGAGTTTgactgcaattttttttttttttaattttttaccttttattaCAGTACACAGTTAAAAGTAACTATACACTATAACTATGAagccaaaaaatataattttggttCCATATTATTACAGGGTACATTTTGATATTACTATTTAGTACGAGTATAGGTAGAGTTCGGACGCATGATGCCATTACCCGATCACTCCCTCTCTGACGGAATATCTTTATCTTACCGATCTCCTCCAACAAGATTCTACCACGTGCCACAAATATCTGCTGTTTGGATTAAAAAGCTGAGCCACTCTAAGGAATGACCCACGTGGCCAATCTTAAACCAGTTATTGCACCTGAACTACGGAATTACTCAAACACCCTTTTCTTTATACGAAAGGTATATCTAGAAGACacacacatgtttttaaataaaaaataaaaaagtagataCACACGTAAGAAAAAATCAATTGCACTTTACATCTTTAATTGTGTTTTGCAATCTACCCTAAATAGGCTAAATTTTAAAACTGACCATGTCTGTCTTAATTATtggtaataaatattttaacctttattaaaaaattcctatcaatttcaatgaaaattcaaaatcttttagaaaaatttgcatcaaaatttaacaaaattttgaatttttagtcCAAAGTAAAATTTGTGTAAATTACTTAAATGTCATAGCTTAgattctccaattaaattcaataatgtTACTTGATAAGTTGtaactaaacaaacaaaaagaaatgtaTTGGACAATAAATCACATTGCTTATGTTGTATTATTAACTAATAAaccatataatttaatttaattaataaaatctacAATACAGcatctctaaaataaaaaattataacaaaatttatatcattttgctaaatttgacaaaaataatagtaacaGGAGTAATAATTTAGAGAACCATTATTTAGTTTTATAATTAAGTATATTTTAGAGGCATaaaatttactctaatttaaaCAGGAAAAGGCTATGACAGTAATTTCACATTATCTTCTTCCTTGACAGCCCACCTCACATTTTCCCGTTGCATGTAAAACTGATAATACTGTCATACAGTTTAatccgttaaaaaaaaaaaaaaaaagaatgccattttttccatcttcttcttcttcttcatcaaacTCCAACTTCAGTCTCTTCTCTCCcactcaaaactcaaacacCCTCTCTAAATTCTCCTTCAAAATCCCCATTATACCCCTCCACTCCTCCTCTTATCTCAAtaatactactactactactactttaACTTCATCATGTTCTTCCAAAGACTCCACCACACCGGTTTTAGAACAACTATCCCAAAACGACGTCGTGTCGGAAGAGAAAGAGCTCGTGGTTCGCAGGCCTGTGATGACAGCGGATCAGTTTTCCGGCGAAGGAGAGAGAGTTGaagttaaagaagaagaaaatgaaaaagaagtttCGAAAGGTCCGGATATCGATGTGGGACTCACAAAGTTGGCGAAGAAGATGCCGATTTTCGAGCCGGAGCAGAGAGTAGTGGAACGGTTTGGTTCGACGGAGAAGCCGCTTACGGTGAACTTGGACTTGGCGCTTTATAGAGCTAAGGTTTTGTCCAGGAATTTTCGCTATCAAGAAGCCGAGGAAATGCTTCAAAAGGTTTGATACTTTTTGAGTGATTATTCTTACGTAAATGGCTAATCCACTAGTTAAATTTATATAACTTTTAAGAgtagtatataatttttcttatttttactcTCTTAATTTTTGCATAGCATTTGGGTTTTTTGTCTTTGGCATTAACAATTTAATAGCTTTTAATTGATTTCAAGACTTGCATTTTTTGGTTGGTATCAAAATTCGATTAGATATTGATACTGATCAGGGATGCTTATTTATAGAGAAAATGCTTAACTTACAATCGATATGTGGCAAATTGCAATGGATGCCATTGGTGCCACTTCAACcacctaataaataaataaatgtatgatttttattttttttaaatgatagatTGTGGATAAGTTTGTAAGGcatatgtagtaaaatttgtagtattcttCATATCAATTTTAATCATGAGCATATTATATGAATgtagaataataataagtaattaaTATGATTGTTATATAGTTTGATCTATAAgagaaattattttgtaaacCCAATGTATTACACATTTACATGTCTCGAGTTCTCATTTATATATAAGAGGAATGCATATATGAGAGGAATGCGTAATACATTGGAGCTTTTGAATAATTTCACATCCTTGTAAGGGTAAGGGTACGACATATAATGTTAATGTGCATCCTAAATTTCAAAACTCTATAAATATAATCACATtgtaattcaaaaattatttgcGCTATTCACCCATCAACCAAATTAGTATTACACATTGTAAATGCTTGTATGGACGGCGATGGGGAAGACAAAATGTGCAAGTAACTATaatattcttaattttagtatatttcgATTTCGGCCACCttcccctctactctcttctTCTCATTCTCCATCTCCCATTGtttcaaaaatagttttatagTTTAGGCCCACCAACTATTAATTtatactaacttaagcattgGGGCGAATATTACAAATTATCGAATTAAGGTTAtgattacaaaattttgaagtttagaGTTTATATTGTAAATACTCCTATAGTTTAGGGTGGATGattgtaattaattttagtaaaaaattagtttgtatttttaagtcTTTTTGGGAATTTGGTGGTGTTGCTGACAGCGGGttatttgtgaatttgtttCAAAGTGTATATATTATTGGCCAGAAGATGGGCGGGCATATGTAGCCTTGGGGAAGATATTGGGTAAGCAATCGAAAGTGGCAGAAGCTAGAGCTGTGTATGAGAAAGGTTGCCAGGCTACTCAAGGAGAAAATCCCTACATTTGGCAGGttacttttttattctcaacatgatttcttttttgtgaaaTATGCTATGGAATTCCCATATTGGCTGAAACTTGGGTGTTTGCTTAGTTTACGGGTATATCTCTTTGTTGGTTTTCTTCACTCACGAACTTAAGCTTTTGGATTGGATAATTTAGCATTGTATTAAAGGTTGGTCAGTTTGCAATGTCATTCATTTCAAGTTTCATTATTATAATTGAtgaattatgtttttattttatcgatccaaagaaaatttatgtttttattataaaaaaataattaaaaaaaaaaaaaaccttttttttttcctggggaGATTGACATCCCCCAACTTTAGAGCCACATTATATGAGAATTAAGATTTTCAAGTAGTACTTCGAACATTAGTGGATTGGGAAGCCTATCTATAACAAAGCTTGTTCTAATTCTATGAGTTATGTTGTTCGGAGTCCTTGGTTCAATTGACTTAAAATTAAAGAGAGGAGCTGAGAGTAATGTAAATTTTAGTTAGCTTATTTGTTAAAGTCACTTTTTGTCTCACATTTGAGCAAATAAATTGGCCAAATGCACTAGTATCTTGGCTCAAGTTGCCATCTAGTTCTTGAGAGTAGTATGAACACTTTCATAGATTGATTAGATTTCATGATTAGTTGAATATGCATCATATTCTTGTGGGAGAACTAATTCATTGACTACTGAATGATCTCTAAATTTTCTAAAGTAGATAATTTGAGAGCTTTCACTTTCCTAGCTGTTAACACTcttattttagttttgtttgtAGCTCAGGGTTCACCTCATTCACAATTATGCTCCATTAGCACATTACAATGTTGGGTACTGGGTCCCTACTCCCTAGTATGTCTATCTTCATggaataattttaaatattgtcAATTCTTGCATATATCATGGATCAGGGACACCAATGCAGCATTCTACAGGAAGTAATTTTGTTAGAGATACTCTATTGCCTGTCAGGGATTGATTCAGTTGAAATTGATTCTTTAAATATATCATCTTTTACAtcggattttattttgttgaagttaATAAGTACATGTTTTCTTTGAGCAGTGTTGGGCAGTTTTGGAAAACAAGATGGGAAATATAAGGAGAGCAAGAGAGTTATTTGATGCAGCGACTGTTGCCAATAAAAGACACATTGCTGCCTGGCATGGTTGGGCAGTTCTAGAGCTAAAACAAGGAAATATTAAGAAAGCAAGGCAACTGCTGGCTAaaggtttaaaattttgtggTGGAAATGAGTACATATACCAAACACTTGCAATGTTGGAAGCTAAAGCAAATCGTTATGAGCAGGCTCGGTATTTATTCAGGCAGGCCACTAAGTATAACCCCAAAAGCTGTGCCAGTTGGCTTGTAAGTCTTGATTGTCCAAAACATAGGTTTTTGTGTGTTGAATTAACTTTTAGTGCCATTGGTTGTGCTTTTACTGAAGTAGTTTTTTATGTACAATTAAATATTGTGACAAAGGCATGGGCACAATTGGAGATTCAACAGGAAAACAACCATGCTGCTAGGCGGTTATTTGAGGTGATTTCTTCTTGTTACCATTTGCATTTACCATCACTTTCATTTCCTAGTAGCTAATGCAAGCCAGAAAACAATGTATGATTTTTGATCTGATTCCTTTTCCGCAGTCCAGTGTTATTGATTTCTATTGTAATGACTGTAATGGTTGGTGCTATCTAAATATGTAGAAAGCAGTCCAGGCAAGTCCAAAGAATAGGTTTGCATGGCATGTTTGGGGAGTGTTTGAAGCTAATATGGGAAATATCAACAAGGGGAAAAAACTATTGAAGATTGGCCATGCACTTAATCCAAGGGATCCTGTCCTCCTTCAATCTCTTGCTTTATTAGAATATAAATACTCATCTGCAAATATTGCTCGAGTGCTGTTCAGGAGAGCATCTGAATTGGATCCTAGGCACCAACCAGTATGGATTGTGAGTATTTCCACTAAAATGGCTTTGAAGGAAACATTAAAATTTGTAATCCAGAGAAACCAAatgaacaaccaaaaaaaatatcattctttttttctctgtaCCATGTAATACTCTTTATGCATAAAATTGCATCTGTAATTTCTTGAACCTTTGCAAAGCTGATTAAGTGACAAAATTTGGGCATTTTAGGCTTGGGGATGGATGGAATGGAAAGAAGGAAACATAGAGAAGGCAAGGGAATTATACCAAAGAGCACTGTCAATTAACTCAACTAGTGAAAGTGCCGCTCGATGTCTTCAGGTAATGAAAAAATCATGTGATGCATCTGGAGATAAGAGATTGATGTTGTAGCAATTTAATCTTCCTTTCAGCTTATTGAGCATGCTCTATGGTTACATTGCAGGCTTGGGGTGTTCTAGAACAGAATGTTGGGAATTCATCAGCAGCCCGAAGATTATTTAGGTCCTCACTAAATATAAATTCACAGAGTTATATAACATGGATGACGTGGGCATCATTGGAGGAGAAACAAGGCAATTCTGTGCGTGCTGAGGAAATTCGAAACCTCTATTTTCAGCAGGTCAGTAATTACATTTCACCTTGTGATAAAATATGTAATCTCCTACTATAAGAACTCACCTTAAAGTGACctttttttcatctaataacTCCAATTCTTAATCATCTACAGTTTTGCTATATGATAAGTTGAAAACTGTTGTTGAACAAACCCTGAAATGTTTTCTTTATTGTTGTGCTAAGATGCAATCAGTAATTTATCTATCCTAATTTCTGCTGTCCTAGAAAAGGAGATAAATATAGTAGTAAGGTTCAGCTATTTATGAGAATTTTCTTATGTGAAGGTTTCTCACTTAAGACTAAGTTTTGTTTGAATGCAACAGCGTACAGAAGTCGTGGATGATGCTTCATGGGTTATGGGATTCTTAGATATCATTGACCCAGCGATTGATAGCATAAAGAGACTCTTGAAGTTGGACCAGGAGTCCTT
It encodes the following:
- the LOC126688910 gene encoding protein high chlorophyll fluorescent 107 isoform X2, producing MPFFPSSSSSSSNSNFSLFSPTQNSNTLSKFSFKIPIIPLHSSSYLNNTTTTTTLTSSCSSKDSTTPVLEQLSQNDVVSEEKELVVRRPVMTADQFSGEGERVEVKEEENEKEVSKGPDIDVGLTKLAKKMPIFEPEQRVVERFGSTEKPLTVNLDLALYRAKVLSRNFRYQEAEEMLQKCIYYWPEDGRAYVALGKILGKQSKVAEARAVYEKGCQATQGENPYIWQCWAVLENKMGNIRRARELFDAATVANKRHIAAWHGWAVLELKQGNIKKARQLLAKGLKFCGGNEYIYQTLAMLEAKANRYEQARYLFRQATKYNPKSCASWLAWAQLEIQQENNHAARRLFEKAVQASPKNRFAWHVWGVFEANMGNINKGKKLLKIGHALNPRDPVLLQSLALLEYKYSSANIARVLFRRASELDPRHQPVWIAWGWMEWKEGNIEKARELYQRALSINSTSESAARCLQAWGVLEQNVGNSSAARRLFRSSLNINSQSYITWMTWASLEEKQGNSVRAEEIRNLYFQQRTEVVDDASWVMGFLDIIDPAIDSIKRLLKLDQESFNKVKDSMENIPEINENSTNKESVSPSAGSLDGKDNESGTGMDLDAFISEKLSLDPSKLEVQMESSKSFVTNKTRPNRRVWRSENRTTTIFHLAK
- the LOC126688910 gene encoding protein high chlorophyll fluorescent 107 isoform X1 codes for the protein MPFFPSSSSSSSNSNFSLFSPTQNSNTLSKFSFKIPIIPLHSSSYLNNTTTTTTLTSSCSSKDSTTPVLEQLSQNDVVSEEKELVVRRPVMTADQFSGEGERVEVKEEENEKEVSKGPDIDVGLTKLAKKMPIFEPEQRVVERFGSTEKPLTVNLDLALYRAKVLSRNFRYQEAEEMLQKCIYYWPEDGRAYVALGKILGKQSKVAEARAVYEKGCQATQGENPYIWQGSPHSQLCSISTLQCWVLGPYSLCWAVLENKMGNIRRARELFDAATVANKRHIAAWHGWAVLELKQGNIKKARQLLAKGLKFCGGNEYIYQTLAMLEAKANRYEQARYLFRQATKYNPKSCASWLAWAQLEIQQENNHAARRLFEKAVQASPKNRFAWHVWGVFEANMGNINKGKKLLKIGHALNPRDPVLLQSLALLEYKYSSANIARVLFRRASELDPRHQPVWIAWGWMEWKEGNIEKARELYQRALSINSTSESAARCLQAWGVLEQNVGNSSAARRLFRSSLNINSQSYITWMTWASLEEKQGNSVRAEEIRNLYFQQRTEVVDDASWVMGFLDIIDPAIDSIKRLLKLDQESFNKVKDSMENIPEINENSTNKESVSPSAGSLDGKDNESGTGMDLDAFISEKLSLDPSKLEVQMESSKSFVTNKTRPNRRVWRSENRTTTIFHLAK